One genomic window of Numida meleagris isolate 19003 breed g44 Domestic line chromosome 1, NumMel1.0, whole genome shotgun sequence includes the following:
- the SAE1 gene encoding SUMO-activating enzyme subunit 1 produces LRASRVLLVGLPRLGTEVAKNLILAGVRGLTMLDHHQVSPEDTRAQFLVPAGSVERNKAEASLEWAQNLNPMVNIKADPKSVESKPEAFFTQFDAVCVMCCSRDTMLCIDHICHRNGIQFFAGKVFGYYGYTFADLGEHDFVKEKTKEAKTNIPTMEDGPGAKRAKLDTAETNPGHSMIL; encoded by the coding sequence CTGCGGGCGTCCCGTGTGCTGCTGGTCGGGCTGCCCAGGCTTGGCACCGAGGTGGCCAAGAATCTCATCCTGGCGGGAGTGCGGGGCCTCACCATGCTGGACCATCACCAGGTGTCCCCCGAGGACACACGGGCGCAGTTTCTGGTCCCCGCCGGCTCCGTGGAGCGCAATAAGGCCGAGGCGTCGCTGGAGTGGGCGCAGAACCTCAACCCCATGGTGAACATCAAGGCCGACCCCAAGAGCGTTGAGAGCAAACCCGAAGCTTTCTTCACCCAATTCGATGCCGTGTGCGTGATGTGCTGCTCACGGGACACCATGCTGTGCATCGACCACATCTGCCACAGGAATGGGATCCAGTTCTTCGCCGGCAAGGTCTTCGGTTACTACGGCTACACCTTTGCTGACCTGGGCGAGCACGACTTCGTCAAGGAGAAAACCAAAGAGGCCAAAACCAACATCCCCACGATGGAGGACGGGCCTGGTGCCAAGAGGGCGAAGCTGGACACTGCCGAGaccaacccaggccattctatgattctgtga